In Trichocoleus sp., the genomic stretch ACATAATCTGCCCCAAAAACAGTTTTGTCCTGAGTCTAATCGAAGTCTGAAAGTCGGTCTACTAAGTGAAACAAAAAACGACCTCCCCGCAGAGAGATCGTTTAAGCCTAACCGTAAGAGATGTTTATGGCATCTTGAATGGCAGTCTAGCCGTTGATAGCAGGAGCAGTCAGAGCAACTGGTGTTTCCTCACCTGCAGCCAGGTCAAGCGGGAAGTTGTGCGCATTCCGCTCATGCATCACTTCCATCCCCAGGTTCGCCCGGTTCAACACGTCTGCCCAGGTGTTCACCACTCGTCCCTGTGAATCCAGAATCGACTGGTTGAAGTTAAACCCGTTCAGGTTGAACGCCATCGTGCTGATGCCCAACGCTGTGAACCAAATCCCAACTACTGGCCATGCT encodes the following:
- a CDS encoding photosystem II q(b) protein, encoding LFSAMHGSLVTSSLVRETTETESQNYGYKFGQEEETYNIVAAHGYFGRLIFQYASFNNSRSLHFFLGAWPVVGIWFTALGISTMAFNLNGFNFNQSILDSQGRVVNTWADVLNRANLGMEVMHERNAHNFPLDLAAGEETPVALTAPAING